From one Dermacentor silvarum isolate Dsil-2018 chromosome 3, BIME_Dsil_1.4, whole genome shotgun sequence genomic stretch:
- the LOC119446124 gene encoding craniofacial development protein 1, protein MSTLDLVGNADSSESDDDDYVPSAEESDGDASDCDAESDVEERPVATTGRMLRKGKVTPRLKVKRSIRCDGKDPAQGSVHNVPSAKDDAKEQDESTLAAQKDKAKDDLLWSDFLRDADSVTKKRAAVPDPGEASTSAATSQVAAVPEKKVRITQLLEFAGEVVEVDKEVAADSKETRLLEKQEGEPKSTALASKKPGGVASVLGRLMNKKQKISTLEKSKLDWDSYKRSEGIAEDLRTHNRGKDGYLERQAFLQRTDERQFEVEKD, encoded by the coding sequence ATGTCAACATTGGACCTCGTCGGAAACGCCGATAGCTCAGAAAGCGACGATGACGACTACGTCCCATCGGCTGAAGAGAGCGACGGGGACGCATCCGACTGTGACGCGGAGAGCGACGTTGAAGAGCGACCTGTCGCCACGACTGGCCGGATGCTGCGGAAGGGGAAGGTAACGCCGCGTCTGAAAGTCAAAAGAAGCATCCGCTGCGACGGAAAAGACCCAGCACAGGGAAGTGTTCACAACGTGCCGAGCGCTAAAGACGACGCGAAGGAACAGGACGAGAGCACTCTCGCTGCCCAAAAGGACAAAGCGAAAGACGACCTTCTCTGGTCCGACTTCTTGAGAGACGCCGACAGCGTAACCAAGAAACGGGCGGCCGTTCCCGATCCGGGCGAAGCGTCTACTTCCGCCGCTACTTCACAAGTCGCCGCTGTTCCAGAGAAAAAGGTTCGGATTACTCAGCTGCTGGAGTTTGCGGGGGAAGTCGTCGAGGTTGACAAGGAAGTGGCAGCAGACTCGAAAGAAACGCGCTTGCTCGAAAAACAGGAAGGAGAACCCAAGTCAACTGCACTCGCTAGCAAGAAGCCGGGCGGAGTCGCAAGTGTCTTAGGTCGGCTAATGAACAAGAAGCAAAAGATTAGCACGCTGGAGAAATCCAAGCTCGACTGGGATAGCTACAAGCGGAGCGAGGGCATTGCGGAAGACCTGCGGACCCATAATAGAGGCAAAGACGGCTATCTGGAAAGACAAGCGTTCCTACAGCGCACTGACGAGCGGCAGTTCGAAGTTGAAAAGGACTGA